The stretch of DNA CAGTATTGTGTTGACACTTTGTATCTGCTAATTAGCAGTTTTTGGTTAACAGCACTTAATCCACTTCTAGCCACAGCTCAATTGTTGGCTATTCACCTACAAGCCTAGATTGTCCAAATAGTAACCCCACCCCTTTCCCTGAGGTTGTGACCCACCAGCTCTCAGCAGAGCCCAAGTGATTTGAGGACCCAGTCATCTGCGTTGCTCGGGGCTTCTTGGATATCCACACCACCAGAAAGCAGAGACCTGAGTGTCCCAATAGGGAAAAAGGAGTTTCCAAGAGCTCTTCAATCCAGGTTCACGAATCTGAAGTCATTCTGAGCTCACAACTCTGGCAACGCGGTGGCCACAGGCCCAGTAGTACCAGGGGGCAGCCGCAGGAGAAAGGTCTGTAAGGAGCCAGGACGAGGAAATCCAGCCTTCTCCCTGAGCAGCCGCCAGGTGCCATCTTCAATGGCATAGACCAATGTGGATACACGGTTGACAGTATAGACGGTGTCCCCACGCACCACAGATGTGAAGAGTGCTCCCTTGCTGTTGACAAACTGGCCAGGTAGCGATGTCCACTGGCCTGTGACCAGGTTGAGGCAATCGATGGCACagtgcaggaaatcatcagaaggTCCATTACGCACCACATAGACACTGTCACGATGGGCCACCATAAAGTGGCCGTAGCTCTGCGAACGACACAGTTCAGCCACCGGCAGCCACTTGTCCATCTGCACCACGTACTCAACAACGGCAGTGATATCTgccggcctccacaggcacacgaAGAGGCGGCCACGCGCGTGGGCACAGGGAACCCCTGTAGCTGGCTGCGGCAAGTCCGCCACGAAGCTCCAGCAGTCTGTGGCGGGATCGTAGCACTCCACGGAGCTCATGGGCGTCTTCTGGAATTCGCCACCAATGGCATAGAGGCGGCCTTCAAAACCGGCCAGCGCCAAATCATAGCGCGGCTGGTGTGGGCTGGGGAATTCGCACCAGGTGCCACCTTCCGGGTCGTAACAGAAGCTCAGCTCCACTACCTCCTTGCTGGCTCCGCACACACCACCCACGATGTACAGCTTGTTGCCCAGAGTGGCCACGCCTGCCAGCAGGgtgctggcctccaagggcagTGCGGCCAGCGTGCGCCAAGCGTCCTCCTCCTCGTCCAGGTAGCACATGGTGCGCGATGCATCCTCCAGGAAGCCGGGCGCGGGCGTGTGCGTGCTCACGGCCACGTAGGTGCTAGGTCGCAGCGCTGCCACGTAGGCACGGGCCTCGGGCAGCTCCAATTCCGCCACCAGCTCGTGCGCGCCATCACGGATGAAGAGCGCGGCGCTGTGGAGCACTTCGCTCAGGCCGAAGGCGGCGGCCGCGTCGCACAGCAGCGAGCAGTTGTCCGACGTGACGCTGTGCTCCAGGAAACGCGCGAGCACGGGCGCCTGCAGGAACGCAGCGCACTCCACCGCCTGCAGCAGCTCGTCGTCTGCGGCCAGCGCCGGCCGCTCTCCCCGCAGCACCCGCAGCGCCGTGCGGAAGCCCGCGGCGCTCAGCGCACACAGGCGCACCTCGGCCGCGCGCGCCTCCCGCATGCCAGAGCGGAAAAGCCCACGGAAGAAGCCGCAGTGCTCCACCAGCAGCGACTGCTCGGCCTGGAAGAGTTGGCCGTCCACCCACACCTGCACCGGGATCTCAGGACCCGGTGGCATGATGAGCCAGAGGGGCGGAGGCTGCTGCCGCTGGGGGGCCTAGATTTGCTTGGGGCCACTGACTCTGGGGCTACCCCGGGGCGGGGAGGAAAAGAACTTCCCTGGGGGATATAAATACCTTCCTAGCTAAAGATAGGATGGCTCATGTGATATGGCCCGCAGGCTTGGATGGCCGCCTGGCCCAGAGGACATCTGGACACCTATGTGGTCATTCACTTCTATTAAGAGACTAATGACAAGAGCCAGTGATGGTCCAGCAGGTAAAAGTTCTTTCCTACAAGCCTGATTCAACCTGGAACCTACATAAAgctggaaggagaaaacccaCTCCACAaacttgtcctttgacctcttgTTCACACTGTGGCATGCATCCCACTTCCACAGAAactcagttactttttttttttttttttttttttaaaacagtgataACACTAACCATATAACTGAATTCCCCCTGCTTGCTGGGCTTTGCCAGACCTGCTTGTAAAGACATCCCATTTCACTGGCACCATACCAAGCTGTTCCCATATACAAAGCATGTACCTCAgctctgtttcctcatctttaaaatggattaagagcactgactgctcttccagaggacctgggttcaatttccagcatccacatggcagcttgcaactgtctgtaacttcagttctaggggatcgacaccctcacacagacatacgtgcaggtgagacaccaatgcatataaaataaataagttttttaaaatgggGTCAATAGAAACACCTATTAACAGTATTGGGACAAATTTCCATAAGGTGTTCTGAATGAGGTCTGGTAACTTCAggtgacttgtccaaggtcattCAACTGGGGACAAGAGTTCATCAGTTCAAAAGGGCGGGGCAGGCAGGTTGAAGAGAGAGACCAAAGTGGAGCATCAGGCCAGGATTCTAAAGTGTGCCTCTGCCCAATCAATTCCCCCCACTCATGTTTTGCCTGAACATATGTAAGTGCATCCCATAAATGCATTGCCgttggatgccagaagaggacctcagatcccttggaactgggaaCTGGGATTACGGACAGTTGAGAGTCACCATATGAATGTGGGTATacatgctgggaatcaagccaggtcctctggaagaggagcaatGCTTGCTCTTAATGCTGGGCGGTCTCTGGGGCCCTTTCTGAGTCTCTTCAAAAGCCCGTTTCCTTTCATGTAAGGGAGCATCCAGAAGCCACCCCTCACTTGGAAGTGGGGAGCTGGTGTTTGGTCTTTACTTGCCTGACACCTCTGTGGCTTCTATCACCTTGGGTGAAGAAAAGGACAAGTGTGGGAGGGTGGTATACCTGTGGATGAGAAAGTCTTCCTCATACAGTAACTTAAATGTAAGCTGCAGTTAAATTGCATTGTGATAAGCACTTTGATTCCTAATCCTTGCAACACCCAGGAGTAGTTCCTATGGCTGGATCCCGAATGCCCCTGTTGAATACACAATATCCACAAAACACTATGAGCTGGATTTCTTTGCTAGACAGGGTCTGATGTATCTtaggctggcttcagatttgcTGTGCagtgaggatgaccctgaatttctgatcctccgacttccacctcctaagtgctgagattccaggcatgtgccaccatgcccagtttatgtagtgctggggcttgaacccagagctttgtgcatgctaagcaaggaCTCTGCTTACTGAGTTGTGCCCCAACCTTGAACTAGATGCTCCTAGTGGCCCCGTTTGATAGATGAGGAGACCAAAAGCATAGGTTTAGCCTGTGAGCAGCAGGTGGCAGATTTGGGGTCAGAATGCAGCCAGTTTGACCCTGGGGTATGTACCCTTAACCACGCTGCTCTGTTGCCTCCTGTGCTATACAAGTGGGAGGCAGTGGAAGGAACTTCAAACTCACTAATTCCAGTGAGGACCTGGTACAAAGTGAGAAAGAGCCCTGCCCAGGGTCTTGCAGCTCGGGACAAACAGACCCAGGCCTCCTGCAGCCCAGTCTTTGGCATGTTTCCAACTGTGCATGGCTTCCCTAGTTTGTCATCTAATTAGACCCCCAAATGTCAGAGGGAAAAGAGTTTGATGATTGCCTTCTCCTACCACTCCATTTTGCAGGccaagaaactgaggcccagactTTGGTAGGATGGTATATGCCCTTTGGGAGATGTTCATCTTTGGTCCTCCTTTGGGAGGACAGAACAGCTATCCTTTACTGAAAAGAAATAGGAGGAGGGCAGGAGACCTCCCCTCCCCTTTAAGACACAGACATAGAACGTGGAGATGAATCTGCAGACCAAAGAAAATGTGCCTCCCTTAAGGCGCTCCCTAGTTCACCCCATCAAAACAGGCCTGGGGTGTGGGGACCACTTGTGTGAGCCCgggaagccagaggcctcaaagaTGCTGCCAGAAATATCTCAGATGCTTTGCCCCAGGGACTAggcaggaagaggggaaggagatgggggtggggtgggcagaagTCCCATGAGTACTATCTCAGGCCCTCTGCCAGTATCTCTCCTTCCCTGAGACCAGACGTTGGCTGGAAAGGGCCTAGAATGTTCCCAGCAGTAGGCATGAAAACCCTTTCTTGGAGACAAGTGAACATTGTCGTGTCAGATCTTTGCCCATGTTCTTGTGAGGCCTTGGTGACAGGAAGAGGGTGTCTGGCCTGGGAGGCTTCCAGATGAGGGGGGCTTTTCCCTAGCTATGAATGACAGTGTGGGACTTGACAGAACTCTCTACTGGGCCTAGAGCCTGCTCCCCACCtagcctggctctgtctctccacCTGCATAGCCCTTGCCTCAGCAAGAGTGAGGCTAGCAAAGGCAGGCTGCCAGGAGCCCAGAGCTGCTGCAGAGTTACCCTCAGCTAGCCTGTTCCAGACACCTGGTAGAAGCCAGACAGCCAAATAGAACCATCATAGGCCTCTCCTAAGAGCAGGAGGCAAAAGTTACACAACTCATCCAGATTGAATGAAGTTTAGCCTCGAGTCCATTTTTATCACAAGTCAAGACCTCTTGAGTGGGTGGGGACTCAGACACACACCCTGTTTCCACCTTCCACAGCCTGATGATGGAGAGGGGTCCACTTAATGTGGAGATCATGGTTCCGAATCTGAGCTGAGGCTCTGCCCTTTGGTCCCACCCTCAGGGCCCCAGCTGGTAATGTGTGCAGCTGGgagtttcctcctcccagatcctgAGTGGCCCTCTGGGAGATGGAGAGGACAAGGAACTGTCTTGGCTGTGGGCAGCCCACAGAGTTCCCAGGCCCTGCCTGACCCCTGCCCGACCTCTAACAAACCCCCTCTCCACTTTGCACTCCCCACACTGAGGgagattgggggtggggaagaaaggcaggcaccaggcactgAGCCTTGGAGGAGCACAGACCCAACCCTTATTTATATCTGCAGCTACACAGATAGCACCCagtaggctctctctctctttttatttaattaaaaacaacttgtttgtttgtttgtttttcgagacaggatttccctgtgtagctttgcctcgtttcctggagctcacttggtagcccaggctggcctcgaactcacagagatccgcctggctctgcctcccgagtgctgggattaaaggcgtgcgcctccaccgcccggcttaaaaacaacttttaaaagatttatttatttaatttttatgtatgagtatcTTGCCTGCACGTACGTATGTGCAttcaccatgtgagtgcctggtgcctgcagaggtcagaaggcattaggaatggttgtaagctactaggtgggtgatgggaaccggcactggggcctctgcaagagcaacaggtgttcTCCTGGAATTGGGAGAAGGACGAGCACGAGGAGCCAGGCTTCTTGCCTGGGGTTTGATGCTGTGTGACCATCCATCTGCCAAAGCTACTgagcctctccagccctcaattcCACATCTGTGAAAGGCCGTTTGCAGCACACATCGAGGGACAACCGTAGAAATCATGTTGTGTTGTAACCCTGGAGATGCAGTGACGTCACAGAGTTCCCCAAAGCTTAGCTCTCTGTGCAGTTGCCTATAGGCGTCTTGGCATCAGGAAAGACAAGTCCTGCATTTCTTGCCTGTTCATCCCCTACCTGCTTTGTACATCTATTGAGCGCTGAGTGTATGCCCATTGCTGGGCCCAGCAACACAACCTCCGCATTTTAGGTATCTGAAATCCTCTATAACAGCTTTGATTGAGGGGACTAGACAAGGAGAGATGAGCTACTTGACTGAACAGAATACTTCTCTCTCtcgctttctttttaaatttatttttaaaaagtctctctttttttcccccgttTTACATACTAgtccctgctgtgggataatgcttttgtacattggtttaataaaacgctgattggccaatagccaggcaggaagtataggcaggataagccgacaaggagaattctgggaagagggaggctgagTAAAGAGACGCCAGCCCAccgtctagggagcagcatggaATGGCACAcgggtaaagccacagaaaatgtggtgacatgcagatgaacagaaatggccataagtgacagagctggtcagtagtaagcctgagctaatggctgagcagttttaattaatataagcctctatgtgtttacttgggtctgagcggctgcggaccaggcaggacacaggaaaacttccagctacaaatcccagttccccctccctccccttctcccacttcttcctcctccctccattccacctccccccatccactcctcagagagggtaagggcctcccttggggagtcaacaaagtctggcatactaagttggggcaggaccaagctcctccccacagtgtcaaggctgagcaaggtatcccaccctagggactatgttccaaaaagccagttcatgcacccctgataagtcctggtcccactgccaggggttcccaaaacagatctagccacataactgtcacccacaatcAGAGGGCCTCATTAGGTCCCATGCATGCTCCCCAGCTGACaagccagagtccatgagctccagAATACCTCTCTCTTGAGTGAAGTGTCCAGATGTCTGCTCCTTGACCTCTTGGTAGGTGGTCAAGAGGTATGTGCTGTGGAGGGAATTATCGATACTTTTACGGGCCATGGGCCAAGTTTTAGGCGGAATACTTTCATGTTATGTCATCTAATCTTTAATATCATCTGAATTTTAAAGATGAGGAGCTGAGATCAGGAAGATTAAGGTAGCTTATTATAGGGACTGGCAGCACGGGACACACTCCCCAGGCCTttccaggccaggccagcatGCCAGAATGCTAGACAAGCAGCCAGCAGAAGAAGGGGACAAGGCCAGCCAAAGAACTAGTTGAAAGAGGCCGTTTCCTTCCTAAGCCTTGGACTTTCAACTTTAGACAGGACCTCCTCTGGGTTAGTCCCAGTTTTAAAGACAAAGAACCTGGACTGACAAGATGACTTGGTGAGTAAAGAGACTTGCTGCCAGGTctgatgatgacctgagtttgattcccagaacccacatgatggaaggagagaactgactccttcttctgacctccacacatgtactcacaaacaaacaaacaaacaaatgtaaaaaggtaattttttttttttttttttttttttttttttttggtttttcgagacagggtttctctgtagctttggaggctgtcctggaactcgctttgtagcccaggctgccctcgaactcacagagatccacctgcctctgcctcccgagtgctgtgattacaggcacgCGCCACCACATCCCAGCtaaaaaggtaatttttaaaaggtgaaaaaACTGATgcccagttttatttatttgttcatttggtatgtgtgtgagtgtgtgtgtgtgtgtgtgtgtgtgtgtgtgtgtgtgtgtgtgtaggtcagagaccAGCTTGCAGAAATCAGGCatctccttttttgttgttgttgtttgttttgtttttgttttttgtgttttttgtgttttttttttttttagctgaggatcgaacccagggccttgcgcttgctaggcaagcactctaccactgagctaaatccccaatccctaggCATCTCCTTTTACCACGAGAACATGGGGCCCAGGAATTGAAGTCAGATCATCAAGTgcctctaaccactgagccatctggctggccctattttctttcattcattccttttcgttttgagacagtgtctggtGCGGCCTGGGCTCTCTTGTTCGCTTGAGCTTGTAGTGGAAAAACGATCTCgtacttctgatcctcttgcctccaacCCTGAACAGCTGGGACTGTAGGCATGTACCGTTGTCTGTCACTAGAGTTTacttggtgctggggactgaacccagggctctgtgtaaACTCAGCCCTAGCCCAAGAAAGACTTTAAGcagccctcccacctcccacaaaAAGGGCAATGGCAAAGCTCTCATCTGTAGGGCCTGGGCGGGCTCCACCTTGCCTTCTCCAGCATTCCTGCAGTGAGACAGGATTTTTCCAGTGGACGCCATCTGGAATGTCTGCATAGGACCGTAACCGGCCGGGGGATGTGGCTGGAACTAGGCTCCCACTTTTTCAACTCCCACAACTGAGAGGAAAACTTGATCCATTAGCTGTTCAAGCAAGTCTGGTCTGAGGGTATAATCTAAACAAATCCCTGTGGTACCTTGTAATCTTTATAACAGCCGAGTTACTGTGATTTCCCCTCAACAGCTAGACCAAGTCAGAACTCACATCCtgtccaggaaaaaaacaaacaaacaagttttcTTCTTGATTAGGAGGGGTACCCTCTGCCTGCTGGCCAggctttcatgtttttctttttttctggtgggtgtagcaggaccacagacctTAGTAGGCCCCCAGATCTTAGCacactgactccatgatggaagtaccattcagacTGTAAAACCCAGCACATAGAcagtaccacctgccaaaacaaaaacaaagacctaatccatcttAAGTCCGTAGTTCTGGGAATATCTCTAAAtgcactaaccttgctttttgttgttttaagttttaGTGGCATCTATCAATCATTCACAATAATGGGTTTTGTGACGttttcacacatgcatattttatattttgatcatgttcacgcCCCATGTCCCCTCTCATGCCCCGTCACTCACTtatccccttccttttcccaattagcctcctttctattttcatgcctttttgattaatttttggtGACCCAGTGAGTTCACTTAGGATTACTTAGAGGAGCACAGGTGAAgcgttttatgtttgtttttgagacggtcTCAAATTCAAGcgatcctggaattcactctcgTAGCTCAATTGCAACCCTTCCTTAGCTCCCCAAATGCTCGGCCACGAGGTCGTAGACAGAGGCACCAACCCTTTGTCCCAGGAGCCTGAGTTCTGCAGCGATGCTACTTGAGTCCCAATGCAAAATACAGAAGTAGAGTGCTGAGGCTGAGCTGGCTGTGGTCTAAAGCAAAAATGGAACCAGCTGGGAGGCAGTGAGCGCAATCCCAGTTGCAGGGTGCTCAGCTGCTGTAAAAAGGTGTTTGGAGCGCGAAGGCCACGCCCCGTCCACGCCCCTCCGCTAGCAGGCGGACACCGACGGGCGGGCCCGAGGGTGACTGGGGGCGCGCAGCTTGCAGCCCATCGGCTCCAAGACCGGCGTGGCCATCTGCAGCGTCGCCATGTCGTCGGTGTTCGGCAAGCCCCGAGCGGGCAGCGGGCCGCACAGTGTGCCCCTCGAGGTCAACCTGGCCATCCTGGGGCGCCGCGGGGTGGGCAAGTCTGGTGAGTGGCGCGGAGCGCGGAGGATGGGGGCAGCTTCCTCCACGGGCTCCCAGAGACTTGCTTCTCCGGGTGGTTGGGTGAGTTTCTACGACTTTGctttttgcctcagtttctccgaTGCTGGCTCCCGCTCTCCTCTTGCTGCTTGTATCTGCCTTCAGCGGCTTGCCTGGCTCTTCCTTGTGACTCCCCCTGTTCCCAACAATACTGtctctctttgtgtttctcttaGGTCCTCCACTCATCTCCTTCCCTGGGACCAGCAGCCAAGTCTTGTCAACTGACACTAAAGAGACCTGTTTGCACTGGTCTCCAGCCCTGGTTCCCCTTTGAACTTAGTgttacacacacacttctttcaagAGACTTGATAGAAGTCAGTAGAGATTAGAATTCTCAGGCCTGGGCCACTCCTCTGTTGCCAGCCCTTGGGATTCTGAAACAGACTATTTTCTTATCAAATGTATTTGTTTCAAGCCAGACCCCTCTTGACTTTCTGGAAACGGGAGACTATGGTCCCAGGTGCCAGGAACTTGTCCTTGAGGATCCTGGGTCCTAGGCTACTATCTATTGAGGTAACTGCTGTCACACCTGAACCTTCATTACTTCTAAGAGCCATCCCAGAGACCTCCAAAAGGAGTGTTTGACCTGCCACCTGACTTTAAAGACCCAGGCAGCTGAAGATGGGTCGGCAGCATGTCCAGTGACAGCTAGCTGGCAGTGACcattagctgtggctttccttcTCTTTGGCTCTCTGAGATCCCTGGAGAAAGTgttctgagtttgaatccagcaCCCCTTGCTCAGAGGGGGGGACCCAGAACACTTTGAAAAttagcctgtccccagtgactcaGTCAATGACTAAATGgatgaagaaatttttaaaatttatttatttatgtatttatttatttatgtatttattttggtttttcaagacagggtttctttgtgtagctttggagcctttcctggatttcgctctgtagaccaggctgacctcgaactcacaaagatctgcctggctctgcctcccgagtgctgggattaaaggtgtgtgtgccaccaccgcccggctattttttatttttgatgcagagtctcatatagcccaggctggcctggaacttgctatgcaaccaagaatgaccttgtattcctgattctcctgcctctgcctcccaagtgctggacttaGAAATGTGTACCACCATTCCTGGTTTATGTAATGCTGGGGATgtaacccaaggcttcatgcctggtaggcaagcaagcactctaccaactaggTTACAGCACCAGAAAGCTTAAAATATGTATTCCTT from Onychomys torridus chromosome 7, mOncTor1.1, whole genome shotgun sequence encodes:
- the Kbtbd13 gene encoding kelch repeat and BTB domain-containing protein 13, whose protein sequence is MPPGPEIPVQVWVDGQLFQAEQSLLVEHCGFFRGLFRSGMREARAAEVRLCALSAAGFRTALRVLRGERPALAADDELLQAVECAAFLQAPVLARFLEHSVTSDNCSLLCDAAAAFGLSEVLHSAALFIRDGAHELVAELELPEARAYVAALRPSTYVAVSTHTPAPGFLEDASRTMCYLDEEEDAWRTLAALPLEASTLLAGVATLGNKLYIVGGVCGASKEVVELSFCYDPEGGTWCEFPSPHQPRYDLALAGFEGRLYAIGGEFQKTPMSSVECYDPATDCWSFVADLPQPATGVPCAHARGRLFVCLWRPADITAVVEYVVQMDKWLPVAELCRSQSYGHFMVAHRDSVYVVRNGPSDDFLHCAIDCLNLVTGQWTSLPGQFVNSKGALFTSVVRGDTVYTVNRVSTLVYAIEDGTWRLLREKAGFPRPGSLQTFLLRLPPGTTGPVATALPEL